In a genomic window of bacterium:
- the glsA gene encoding glutaminase A produces MDISTLNHAVLAAKPYLQNGRVADYIPALREADAQHLGVAVADTGGTVIGAGDCQVSFSIQSVSKIFSLACVLRQRGLDAVLQHVGMEPSGNPFYSLVQLEYESGKPRNPFINAGAIAVTSLLPGQTAGEKSEFLCRFLSEISGTPIAVNEKVYFSEYETSHRNRAVAHFMKHFGNLEGNVEEAVNAYFQQCSITMDAVTLARLGLFLAQHGTDPVSGKTIVDAKSQRFLLAMMTMCGLYDASGEFAVRVGLPAKSGVGGGIFTVVPGRYTIVTFGPALDDKGNSIGGIQILEHLSSACQLSSWV; encoded by the coding sequence ATGGACATTTCAACGCTCAATCACGCTGTACTCGCGGCCAAACCGTATCTCCAAAACGGCCGTGTCGCCGACTATATCCCGGCTTTGCGCGAAGCGGATGCGCAACATTTGGGCGTAGCCGTAGCGGACACCGGCGGTACAGTGATTGGTGCCGGCGACTGCCAGGTTTCTTTTTCGATACAAAGTGTGTCCAAAATTTTTTCATTAGCTTGTGTGCTCCGGCAGCGCGGTCTGGATGCCGTACTGCAGCATGTGGGTATGGAACCCAGCGGCAATCCGTTTTATTCGCTGGTGCAGCTTGAGTACGAATCCGGCAAACCGCGTAATCCGTTTATCAATGCCGGCGCCATCGCCGTGACCAGTTTATTACCCGGTCAGACGGCCGGCGAAAAATCCGAATTTTTATGCCGTTTCCTGTCCGAGATATCCGGGACTCCGATCGCGGTCAATGAAAAAGTTTATTTCTCTGAATACGAAACAAGCCATCGTAACCGCGCCGTGGCGCATTTTATGAAACATTTTGGCAATCTTGAGGGCAATGTCGAAGAGGCCGTTAATGCTTATTTTCAGCAATGCTCGATCACGATGGATGCGGTTACACTGGCGCGCCTCGGGCTTTTTTTGGCACAACACGGCACGGATCCGGTTTCCGGCAAAACCATCGTGGATGCCAAAAGCCAGCGTTTCTTATTGGCCATGATGACCATGTGCGGCTTGTATGACGCCTCGGGAGAGTTTGCCGTACGCGTGGGTTTACCGGCCAAAAGCGGCGTGGGCGGGGGTATTTTTACCGTCGTGCCCGGCCGTTATACGATCGTTACATTCGGGCCGGCCTTGGATGACAAAGGAAATAGCATCGGCGGCATTCAAATATTAGAACATCTCTCTTCGGCCTGCCAACTTTCCTCCTGGGTATAA
- a CDS encoding electron transfer flavoprotein subunit beta/FixA family protein — protein sequence MNIIVCMKQVPDSETRVKIGADGKSVDLSAANFVVNPYDEFAIEEGIRLKEKFGGEVTILTLGTDRAENDIRKGLAMGADKAILLKADAFDGDVAHALAEEIKTGAYDLVLFGKQAIDEDSSVMPQMIAEKLNLPCVTVVTKLDVQAETKAITCEREIEGGKEIVELSYPAVIGTQKGINEPRLPNLKGIMAAKKKTIDKKDPAKAPAMTEIVAIELPPARPAGKIVGKGADAVPELLRLLHEEAKVI from the coding sequence ATGAATATTATCGTCTGCATGAAACAAGTTCCGGACAGCGAAACGCGCGTAAAAATCGGCGCCGACGGCAAGTCTGTGGATCTTTCGGCGGCCAATTTTGTGGTCAACCCCTATGACGAATTTGCCATCGAAGAAGGCATTCGTCTCAAAGAAAAATTTGGCGGTGAAGTGACGATCCTGACGCTCGGTACGGATCGCGCGGAAAATGACATTCGTAAAGGTTTGGCTATGGGCGCGGACAAAGCGATCCTGCTCAAAGCCGATGCGTTTGACGGCGATGTAGCCCATGCACTGGCGGAAGAAATCAAAACCGGCGCGTACGATTTGGTACTTTTCGGCAAACAAGCCATTGACGAAGACAGCTCCGTCATGCCGCAAATGATCGCTGAAAAGCTGAATCTCCCCTGCGTCACGGTGGTTACCAAACTGGATGTCCAGGCCGAGACCAAAGCGATCACCTGCGAACGTGAAATCGAAGGCGGCAAAGAGATCGTCGAACTTTCGTATCCGGCCGTAATCGGCACCCAAAAAGGAATCAATGAACCGCGTTTGCCTAACCTCAAAGGCATCATGGCGGCCAAGAAAAAAACCATCGATAAAAAAGACCCGGCTAAAGCTCCGGCGATGACGGAAATCGTAGCGATCGAATTGCCACCGGCACGTCCTGCGGGCAAAATCGTCGGCAAAGGCGCCGATGCGGTTCCCGAGTTGCTTCGCTTACTGCACGAAGAGGCCAAAGTCATCTAA
- a CDS encoding electron transfer flavoprotein subunit alpha/FixB family protein, translating into MSVIAFAEQRGGAFKKSAFEAVAEAKRLADKLGTQAVAVVIGNNVSGIAAELGKYGASKVYVAENAALENYSTEGYTQALNEAVKKENASVVLLGATAMGKDLAPRTAARLGAGIASDVTGLDVEGGKITITRPIMSGKAFQKLRITTATQVITIRPNVFKATESGAAAAVENLSMTMAPIRATVKNTVVESGKKVELTEADVVVSGGRGLKAPENWNLVVELAEAFGGAHGASRAVVDAGWRSHEEQVGQTGKTVSPQLYIACGISGAIQHLAGMSSSKYIVAINSDAEAPIFKIADYGIVGDVMEILPAMTAQVRKIKGK; encoded by the coding sequence ATGTCCGTTATAGCATTTGCAGAACAGCGCGGCGGCGCTTTTAAGAAATCGGCTTTCGAAGCCGTGGCCGAGGCCAAACGTCTGGCCGATAAACTCGGTACGCAGGCCGTCGCCGTAGTCATCGGAAATAACGTGTCCGGTATAGCCGCCGAACTCGGCAAATACGGCGCTTCCAAAGTCTATGTCGCAGAAAACGCGGCGTTGGAAAACTATTCGACCGAAGGTTACACGCAAGCTCTGAACGAAGCCGTCAAAAAAGAAAATGCTTCGGTGGTACTTTTGGGTGCGACGGCGATGGGCAAAGACCTCGCACCGCGTACGGCTGCACGTCTGGGCGCCGGTATCGCGAGCGATGTCACCGGTTTGGACGTCGAAGGCGGTAAAATCACCATTACCCGCCCGATCATGTCCGGCAAAGCCTTCCAAAAACTGCGCATTACGACGGCCACCCAAGTGATCACGATTCGCCCCAATGTATTTAAAGCAACCGAGTCCGGTGCGGCCGCGGCAGTAGAAAATCTTTCGATGACGATGGCCCCCATCCGTGCTACGGTAAAAAACACGGTCGTCGAATCCGGTAAAAAAGTCGAGCTCACCGAAGCCGATGTCGTCGTTTCCGGCGGACGCGGGCTCAAAGCGCCTGAAAACTGGAACTTGGTCGTGGAATTGGCCGAAGCTTTCGGTGGCGCCCACGGCGCATCACGTGCGGTCGTAGACGCCGGATGGCGTTCGCACGAAGAGCAGGTCGGTCAAACCGGTAAAACGGTCAGCCCGCAACTCTATATCGCGTGCGGCATTTCCGGTGCCATTCAGCATTTGGCCGGTATGTCGAGTTCCAAATACATCGTGGCGATCAATAGCGATGCGGAAGCGCCGATATTCAAAATCGCCGACTACGGTATCGTAGGCGATGTGATGGAGATATTGCCTGCCATGACCGCCCAAGTGCGTAAGATCAAAGGCAAATAG